aaaaaagtcgaaatgttgagaaaaaagtctaaatgtcgagaaaaaaagtctaaatgtcgagaaaaaaagtcaaaatatcgagaaaaaaaagtcaaaatatcgagaaaaaaaagtcgaataatatcgagaaaaaagtcgaaattttgtgaataaagttgaaatgttgagaaaaaaggccaaATTTCGACTTTGTCCTGTCTTTGTCCTTTGTCCTTGTCCTGatgacctggaccaggacctggacctggtccagttCTGACTCACGTCTTCAGGGTCCCTGACGTCATCAGCTCCGTCACCAGAATCGTAACCCGCTGGTTCTTCAGCGTCGACTTCCAGGAGTCGAAGAACCGGACGATGTTGGGATGTTGCAGCTTCTTCAGcatctccacctcctccacgaAGCGCTGGCGCTCCTCCTTGTTCAGCCGGTGGGTCtggaacacaaccagaaccagaaccaggaccatcagaaccagaaccaggtctgggtcagaaccagaaccaggtccttcagcatctccacctcctccacgaCTCTGATCTGCTGACGTGTCGACCCTCAAGGCCTTGAAAGGCAATGGCAGCCATTGTTCAGGCTCCAgtcctgtggtgcgttcagggcccCCGTATTTCCCGGTCCTCACCTGCAGCTCACACCAGGCCACCTACAGCgtggtggtgcgttcagggtcctgtggtgcgttcaggcagggccgttcctgacccatttggcgccctaggcaaaatattttctggcgcccccccaccccGTTCCCGTCCTGTGCCGTCCcgtccaccacacacacacacacacacacacacacacacacacacacacacacacacacacacacacacacacacacacacacacacacacacacacacacacacacacacacacacacacacacacacacacacacacacacacagaaacggaATGGCAATTCAAAAGGTATTGCACACAAATAATAACTACTTCCAATAATAACTATATACAAAATACCCTGTAAAAACCTCAATTTAGCCCAAAACATCTTACAATAACAATtgtaacaacaataacaacagcattATAGCCATTGACCGGCTAACGCGTTAGCATCGCTCCCGTTTTCCCAACAATTATCTAGATTTTCAGCAGACAATCAAAAGTAAGTTTAACTATAAAACATGAGGATTACTTACAGGCACATGATTGTCAAggccaggggcggagcaggggtcccagcctagggggggcgaagcattctagatgggcccttgtggcctaaacatccccgttaaaacataatcgctaaaaatgccacagatcagcccctctgacacacacgcctcctccatagctctgcaatagcaatggaggagcagtgcctcttggcgcagccgtggcactattgttattgtgtgcGTTTCATCTTATTCATTTTCCAGACAAAACTTcagcgcgtaactagtcccgcagctttgataaaaaaaacgcgaaaagtaaacacgtagaaacgtgcgccttaatcgggaatcgtgtgctatgacttttattagcgattggtgtgcacgtttttgcgcaacgtgcaaaaaCGTGTGCGCTTACCCCCATCCAgaacgcattgggagaactttggggcctcaccactcgcacaccgttactcgaaaaagtATCAaccaatttagaaagttgtaggccctgaatttaactacagtcctgtggattttcaaagtgatggcacaaatagtttttgcacaaagtgcaaaaacatttccaaatttccaaactaatggggagattttcccatgtattcctatggcgccattcaaagcggatgggaatatgtcgagaaaaaagacaaaattcaccttttttctgagtcacgtatcttttcatacttgcacgtagaactgtcattcaaacttcaaaacggaggaaaacttctcttctctctccaaacctgaaacagttttttcctaaaatgtacacttttcaagatatgagcactcaagcgaggactggaaatcacttctTTGTCAAATTTAGAGTGAAGCTCTAATTTtttagagtgagagaaacattcaaaaaatgaccttaatttttatttgtaactcgggctcacggccgaaccgtaaaaggtttagagataatttttggtcagagtgtagacatagatgttgggattcataaaatgtcactttcacaggcggggtatgcacaaaattcaaACGGGGGGGCTAACAGCCACGCGAATTcctgcctcggtctccattgactgcaatgtaataaaaaaaattaaaacgttttcttcaaaaaaatctcactttgttttctaactgccgttactaacacattttaaggaatatctgaataaaattaagattgtcagaatctgccgggttctgtgtctctcacgatgtctttatttttctggtaggagctacggttttctcacaaatcggagttatttgagaacttgtcaCAAGGCTAATCTGGGGTTTTCTCAAAGCGAACCCGGAACCTTCCTCATgacgaggttcttgttgcccctagcaaccagagcacagctgcTGAGGGCCCCCGTATTTCCCGGTTCTCACCTGCAGCTCACACCAGGCCACCTCCAGCgtggtggtgcgttcagggcccTCGTATTTCCCGGTTCTCACCTGCAGCTCACACCAGGCCACCTCCAGCGTGGTCTCCGTGTCCAGACCTTTGTAGACGGTCTTGAACGATCCTCTCCCGATCTCCGTGCTGAACTTGAGGAATCGTCCGTCGGGCGACGAGGCCACGgcctccatctcctcctcctcctcctccggctcaggctccgccccctccggCTCAGGCTCAGGCTCAGGCCCCTCCCgcggtcgccacggtaacgcctcCCAGTTGATGTCGTGGCCGGGGGGCGGTTTCTCTGCCACCTCCTGTGCGGTCGTCATGGCGACGAGAGGAAGCCCATtatcgtcttcttcttcttcaggcgTTTTCTTGTCGATGCGTTCACCGGCGGACGTCATGCTCCTCCCCCTGGGGCTGTGACATcagagtgggcggagctacggAACAGGAAACAATtggtttatacatgcagccgttgggaagtataatccagaatcacggcatacactttcattgttatgctgatgatacgcagctctacttgtctatgaagccggatgaaacagaaccgttagttaaacttcaggcttgtcttagggacatcaaggactggatgtccagaaatttcttgcttctaaattcagataaaacagaggttatcattcttggtccagagcatcttaggaagggattagatggtgttgcgatggcttccagtgcaactgtgagaaaccttggtgttgttttccatcaggatttgtcgtttaaaccatatgtcaatcaggtttgtaaaatagcctttttccatctccgtaatattgcaaaaattaggaaaatcctctcgcagagtgatgcagaaaaactagttcatgcgtttgtatcttctagactagattactgtaatgtgttgttagcaggatgtccaagtaatttgctgaataggctccagctgatccagaatgcagcagcacgagtgctgacaggaattagcaggagagaccacgtctctccagtgttagcgtcgctccattggctacctgtaaaattcagaatccaatttaaaattttattacttgcgtataaagcccaaaacggcttagctctgcagtatttacgagacctgatagtgccttatgttcctggcagagctctccgttctcagagtgcaggtttactcgtagttcctagagtatctaaatgtagatttggagggcgggcgttctgctatcaggcaccattacttaacgccccccccccctctggtcatcctgttgctgcttccacctgcctgccatttataattatatttatgttcatgttcatgttctgggtctctggaaagcgtttagagacatctgttgtattagacgctatataaatacagttgaattgaattggtgtTATAAGTGATTTATGGAACCGGACACCCCGGTCGCTGCCGGTGTTGGAACCAGGACGTTTCTCAGGAACGATTATGGATCTGGATGATTGACACCTCTGTGGAATCAACAGGAAGTTCAAAACGACTTTGTTTCGACAGGTAAATTCAACAGGAattacatgtggagttccccaaggttccgtCCTAGGACTCCTCCTAGTTAGCATCTACATGCTGCCGCTAGCTCAGACAATAATAAACTAGATAAGTTACTATAACGCAATACGCAGACGACACACAACTTTACATCACAATGTACCAGGAGACGATGAATCCAAACAAACGTTTAGTCGATGCAGATCAGATCAACgacaggatgtgacatcatgacaggatgtgacatcatcatGTTCACCCATCATCATAATGTGTGTTTGGGTCTCCTACTACctactaacttttttttatcactctcattttactaattgtacttgtctttgtttctgttttctttttcttattgcatTTTTACCTGTTCTGCTTTTAACACCTTACCTGCCTGTattggactacagatggaaactagccttgtgctacaatctggcacatttacatatgtatatatgtatatatacagtatatatatatatatatatatatatatatatatatatatatatatatatatatatatatatatatatatatatatatatgtacatatgttcatcaatgtgcattgtcctgagaaataaataaagtaaagtatGTTCTCCAGCTGAGCAGAACTGATTGGTTGTTCATGGACCAGAATGGACCAGTTGTTTCCTGTGTGGAACAAGTTTAGATAAAACATCTGATCGTCGATAAATTTGATCATATCCAAACTGtagctgagtgtgtgtgtgtgtttttatgtatatgtatatgtgtgtgtatatatatgagtgtatatatatatatataaatgtgtgtgtgtataaatatgTGTGGTACTCACTGCTCAGAACTTcaggtctggtcctggttcacccaGACCTCTAGTTTCTTGCTCAGCTGCTCTATCAGCTGGGGGGCTACTGCGCATGCGCGGCTCTATCAGCTGCGAGCAGGCAGCGCAGCCGCGTTAGGCCCCGCCCACCCGACACCTGCCCCCCAGCTGATAGAGCCGCGCATGCGCAGTAGCCCCCACGTGGCTGCTCAGCCTCTTTCCCTttaatttatttacagttttaatcTTTATGGCTGTTTAATCTCTGctccctgattggctgagacaAGACACACCTGAGGGagtcagtatttatttattaatcaatcaatcagtcatTAACTCAGTCACTCATTCATTATACACAGTAGACAATATATAGAGAGAGTCTACTGTGTCTAATGAATGACTTAGTTACATTAATTTTATCAATTTTTATGATAAATTGTGacatatattgatatatttgtgataaattgtgtttttgtataatataatataatttatatatatgtacatacagtacagaccaaaagtttggccCTCTGGTGGTTTGTGGCGGTATCGCAGGTGTTCcttgaaattgtaaatggaaaacaataataattaaaaaaatatatatttattctttagactcaatttattttccatttactattaatttttgtgaataatttaccatccaaatgatgtcaaaagagtgagagtgaactttgtaatattataaaccTCTTGTCTTCCTATTGTTAATTTttcatttactgttttttttatagcaaaaggtgcaaataaaaatagacactgatgcaaataaatagcctatatagccccatactcttatttaaaatcaaggtgcaaaataaaacaaacctcCCCAACAGGTGGTCCTCGAGTTGTTTCCTGGTTCTAATGGTGGGACTGGAATAAACCAGTTAAAACCTCTGATCTATATGATAAATGGTGacatatattgatatatacaggactgtctcagaaaattagaatattgtgataaagttctttattttctgtaatgcaattaaaaaaacaaaaatgtcatccattctggattcattacaaatcaactgaaatattacaagctttttattattttaatattgctgatcatggtttacagcttaagaaaactaaaatatcctatctcaaaaaattagaatattctgggaatcttagaataaactgtaaaccataatcagcaatattaaaataataaaaggcttgcaatatttcagttgatttgtaatgaatccagaatggatgacattttagttttttttttaaattgcattacagaaaataaagaactttatctcaatattcttattttctgagacagtcctgtaatggtGGTGACAAAACCAGTTAAAGCCTGTGAACTATATGATAAATTGTGacatatattgatatatttgtGATAAATGGTGTTAATTTTCAGCAGCATTTCAGTGATAAACGTGTCAGGAACATCagataaactagaactggatcACGTGGTTCTGGGTTTGGACCACAGACGTTTTTAGAGTTtttagttttatctctggacgGACTCGCCCGTGTTAGTGACGTCATGGTGACGTTTATCTACAACTTTCCTGGTAAACAAACGGCTGCGTCATGACGTCATGACGCCGTTCGTCCACCAGAGGTCGCTGTTTCTCCCCgagcagaaacaaccttttattttctcaacatttcaacttcaaaaaatcttcctcttctaaaataatatttttatttttctcctcagtctttattcactcagtcttaAAGAAGCTGCAGACGGAGACGTTTAcaacaggatttatttacaagTTAAAGAAACAGGAACAGAGATGAAGatgcaggaccagaaccagctgggggggcagacccaggaccaggaccaggtccaggaccaggaccagaaccaggaccaggaccagaaccaggtcagGTCTCAGACCAGCTCGCTGCTGCAGAGCAGAACCAACCAACCCGTCAGACTGCAGTCACAACCTGGAggctgaaacacaaacacagacgttaggaaccagaaccagaactagaccCAGACCCCCCGTGGTCCTGGTACCTccagacccccccagacccccccagaccccccTCACCTCCAGACCCCCCGTGTCCAGGGCCTCTCCGTCCCTGCGGGCCCCCAGCAGACGGGCCCCCCCCCGGGGATAACcctcctccacctgcaggtgaAAAACCAGCGACGCTGATTTCAGGTAAACGAGCAGCCGCCGAGCAGGAACCCAGTCGATGGCAAAGCTGGaggagaataaaaacaataaaatataattataataataataataataataactaaagcTGCAGGAACCCAGTCGATGGCAAAGCTGGaggagaataaaaacaataaaatataattataataataataataataactaaagcTGCAGGAACCCAGTCGATGGCAAAGCTGGaggagaataaaaacaataaaatataattataataataataataataataactaaagcTGCAGGAACCCAGTCGATGGCAAAGCTGGaggagaataaaaacaataaaatataattataataataataataataactaaagcTGCAGGAACCCAGTCGATGGCAAAGCTGGaggagaataaaaacaataaaatataattataataataataataataataactaaagcTGCAGGAACCCAGTCGATGGCAAAGCTGGaggagaataaaaacaataaaatataattataataataataataataactaaagcTGCAGGAACCCAGTCGATGGCAAAGCTGGaggagaataaaaacaataaaatataattataataataataataataactaaagcTGCAGGAACCCAGTCGATGGCAAAGCTGGaggagaataaaaacaataaaatataattataataataataataactaaagcTGCAGGAACCCAGTCGATGGCAAAGCTGGaggagaataaaaacaataaaatataattataataataataataactaaagcTGCAGGAACCCAGTCGATGGCAAAGCTGGaggagaataaaaacaataaaatataattataataataataataactaaagcTGCAGGAACCCAGTCGATGGCAAAGCTGGaggagaataaaaacaataaaatataattataataataataataataataactaaagcTGCAGGAACCCAGTCGATGGCAAAGCTGGAGGAGAATAAATATtagaataaattaaagctggagGAGAGGACAagaaattattataataataataattaaagctagAGGAGAGgacaaaaataatataatataattataataataataactaaagcTGCAACAAGGAGAgaacaaaaaatacaatataataataataataataattattattattattattaaagctgcaacaaggagagaacaataaaatacaatataataataataataatattaataataataataataattaaagctgcaacaaggagagaacaaaaaaatacaatataataataataataataataataatattaataataatattaataataattaaagctgcaacaaGGAGAgaacaaaaaatacaatataataataataataataataataataataataataataataataataataattaaagctgcaacaaGGAGAGAAGGGTCAGATTCAGGGCCCCCTGAAtctcgtcaaaatgtcgagaaaaaaagtcgatatttcgagaaaacagtcgaaatgttgagaaaaaaagaaaatctcttaATTTTCCCAAGATCCCCAGAGATTTACAGCCGACCTGTTCTCTCCAAGATAGTTTATCATCAATTAAACATGTAGTTGAAACtttaattattataaatatGAGGTATATCTGAGTGTCACCTGGATCTTACtactttattataaatataaagttaatcttattactttattataaatataaagttaatttaactactttattataaatataaagttaatcttattactttattataaatataaagttaatttaactactttattataaatataaagttaatttaactactttattataaatataaagttaatcttattactttattataaatataaagttaATTTAATCCCCACCTGGATCTAACtactttattataaatataaagttaatttaactactttattataaatatagaGTTAATTTAatacaaagttaatttaatcCTCACCTGGATCTAACtactttattataaatataaagttaatttaactactttattataaatatagaGTTAATTTAATATAAAGTTAATTTAATCCTCACCTGGATCTTATtactttattataaatataaagttaattattataaatataaacctGGACCGGAGCGTCTGGATCTTACTactttattataaataaatataaagttaATTATTATAAATATGAACCTGGACCGGAGCGTCTGGATCTTACTactttattataaataaatataaagttaATTATTATAAATATGAACCTGGACCGGAGCGTCTGGATCTCGGCCAGCAGCTCCGCCTGACCCGTGTAGTTCTGCAGAACCTCCAGCAGGGCGGCGCCCAGCTCGGCCCGCCGCCCCGTCAGCCGGTTACCCAGCATGCCCGTGGTTCCCTCGTCCAcctgaggagagagagagaggggtcaggggtcaccgTGGAGCCCTGGTACCCCGGTACCCCGGACCCGGAGCAGAACCAGCACCTGCAGCGTGAAGCGGCCCGCGGGGCTCCAGGAAACCGCTAGCCTAGCCGGCTccagggagggggcggggcctccgggcggggggcgtggcctcagcTCCACGCTgagctctgattggctgaaggAGAGCAGCGTTAGCTGCATGGATCCCTGCGTGGCGGCGACGCATTGCTGCAGCCTGGGGGGAGTTAGCACGTTAGCATGTTAGCATCCGGGGAGGAAATGCATTTCGTTATAAcggtgcattttataataaacgtccaaaaggtaataactttttcatttcattttgtaataaattttgccacattatgtaataagttattgcattttgagaagattattataaaatgcacttgcaacttttttttattttctaggaaatgtaataacatggtgcattatgtaataaaacctattattgttgtttgtttaacaattaatttatacaagagtgacttttgttgttttttatgcaatttaccttagagctatgtagctaataaatctatgtataaaactgcaaatataactttagtttcctatttgaagtttggaattatataggccaataacaaacaaataaactatgttTTAGTATTATTAtgacataatgcaccatgttagtacattttctagagaataaaaaagttgcaagtgcattttgtaataatcttctcaaaatataataacttattacactagacaatttcctcgcagaaatttggAGAGTGCCACAGCGGGCTCCTGCCCATTCGTGTacattattgcattttgcaagcaataaaggtgaaggactcaaaactaagtccaatgacaccacacaagattctctatgtcaaaccattcaaaagttatagcagaaaatagagacaaccaatcagaagaaggggcggggctaatttgtatatataatatacaaatgtatatatttatatatacaataataataataataatatacatatatatcccatgaacctgttcccagcaggactggtgatcatgtaaggtcaaaaggtcaggggtcagatttctccattttccaggtaaagtatatgaagtctgtattgactgggtcatgtgaccagtcatgctcagtctaatcagtacagctgagctctggttgctaggggcaacaacaACCTCGTCATGAGGAAGGTTCCgggttggctgtgagaaaaaccccAGATTTTGCCTCGtgacaagttctcaaataactctgatttgtgagaaaaccgtagctcctagcagaaaaacaaagacatcgtgagagacacagaacccggcacattctgacaatcttaattttattcagatattccttaaaatgagtgagtaagctcagtgcgaagacaaagtgagatttttttgaagaaaacctttgattacattacagtgaatggagacagaggcaggaattGGCGCCGCTTTATCCCTCCCCGTTTagattttgtgcataccccgcctgtcaaagtcacattttatgaatcccaacacctatgactacattctgaccaaaaattattggtCTCCTTTTTAAGGTTTGgtcgtgagctcgagttacaaataaaaataatggtcatttttttgaatgtttctctcactctaaagctacactctagatttgacaaaaaagtgatttccagtcctcgcttgagtgctcatatcttgaaaagtgtacattttaggaaataaCAGTTTCAGGTtcggagagagaagagaagttttcctccgttttgaagtttgaatgacgtttctacgtgcaagtatgagaaagatacgtgactcagaaaaaagattaattttggtttttttttaacctccttccatccacagtgtgacattctgccccattcacttacatgggaaaatctccccattagtttggacatttggaaatgtttttgcacttcttgcaaaaactatttgtgccaacGCTCTggaaatccacaggactgtagttaaattcagggcctacaactttctaaatcggttcagaattttccgagaaacggtgtgcgagtggtgaggccccaaacttctcccAATGTGTTCCGGATGGCGCtaaaagcgcacgtttttgcACGTTGCACAAAAACGTGCACACCAATccctaataaaagtcatagcacacgattcttacttaaggcgcacgtttctacgtttttacttttcgcgttttctcaaagctgcgggactagttatgCGCCGAAGTTTGTCCGGAAAAAGAATAATAAGATGAAATgcacacaataacaatagtgtctctggctgctcctccattgctattgcagagctatggaggaggagccacttggcgcagccgtggcactaataatgcagcaaaatgtattacaaaatgcgttggggtagtttattacaaaatatggctttattacaaaatggaatgaaaaagttattacattttggacgtttattacagaATGCGGCTGAACTTGGGGGTCACGTGACCTCAGACACTCACTCGTTCCTGAAAcgctgccagccaatcagacgaGAGAGCACGGCCTCAGACTCCGCCCTCAGCTGGGTCAGCTGACCGTCACAgcaccgcaatgcattctgggccTTGAGGAGGGAATCCTGCAGCTGCTCACGCTGACGCTTCTGGGGGGGAAAGTTTTACTAGTATCAGTATTTACTAGTAttatgagtgtgtgtatatatatatatatatatatatatatgtgtgttacCTGGTTCTTCAGCATCAGAACCAGCTGGTCCAGTCTCTCCCGTCTCTCCTGGACCTGCTGGACCCGGTTCTGCAGGTCCGGCAGCAGAACCTCCATCTCCTCCAGGAGAGTCCGACACTGGGCCTTCAGAACCTTCCACCGGGTCCTGGACCctccgtctacacacacatatatacacacacacattaatacacacatcAGAACCTCCACCGGGTCCTGGACCCTCCGTctgtatacacacatatacacacattatacacacacacacacattatacacacacacacacattatacacacacacacacattaatacacacttcagaaccttccagcgGGTTCTGGACCCTCCAtctgtacacacacatatatatacacacacacacacacacattaatacacacatctgaacctccacctggtcctggacccgccatctatacatatatatatatatatatatatatatatatatatatatatatatatatataaataacagcTCTGTGAAAGGCATGaacaccagtaccagtaccagtacaggTACTGAATATTCTTCCTACCACCATTAGAGACAGCAACACTTTACCCTGGTTTAAAGCTAAACCTAAAACATGGCTGAAGGAAAACCAAAGGTGTGAACATTAACTGCTAATTtagtttcttcttctctctgtcGTCACTGAAGAGCAATAAGCATTAACACTTTATAGATCTGacaattaaagcactttaagaaGTAATAGCACTTTAAATCTCTTGCACTTAAGCACTTAGCACTTTAAACGTGACGGTCACTTATTGGTGTTAAtgtaacatgtttttatttcttattgatTTTATCTAGCTCAgtcctgtttttaaatgttgtcttTCATCACTATATCACGTCTTCCTTGTTTGCTAGTTCTGATTTTATGTTTGGTATTAGCCTGTGGCTAATTAGCCTGTGGCTACCTGGTGCAGGGGGCGTGTCTACCTGGAGGAGGGGGCGTGTCTACCTGGAGGAGGGGGCGTGTCTACCTGGAGGAGGGGGCGTGTCTACCTGGTAAAAAGGGGCGTGTCTACCTGGAGGAGGATGAGTGTCTACCTGGTAAAAGGGGCGTGTCTACCTGGCTGAGGGGGGCGTGTCTGTCTGCAGG
This window of the Cololabis saira isolate AMF1-May2022 chromosome 21, fColSai1.1, whole genome shotgun sequence genome carries:
- the si:dkey-225f5.4 gene encoding uncharacterized protein si:dkey-225f5.4 isoform X1, translating into MTDVRSVLQVCDPDLLDPVQDSELDCGDAAGTVLFLTDSRRVQKVLWRQLLVLDSMMSLLEGLGSAHQLLEEPRPPQPDGGSRTRWKVLKAQCRTLLEEMEVLLPDLQNRVQQVQERRERLDQLVLMLKNQKRQREQLQDSLLKAQNALRCCDGQLTQLRAESEAVLSRLIGWQRFRNELQQCVAATQGSMQLTLLSFSQSELSVELRPRPPPGGPAPSLEPARLAVSWSPAGRFTLQVDEGTTGMLGNRLTGRRAELGAALLEVLQNYTGQAELLAEIQTLRSSFAIDWVPARRLLVYLKSASLVFHLQVEEGYPRGGARLLGARRDGEALDTGGLEPPGCDCSLTGWLVLLCSSELV
- the si:dkey-225f5.4 gene encoding uncharacterized protein si:dkey-225f5.4 isoform X2 produces the protein MTDVRSVLQVCDPDLLDPVQDSELDCGDAAGTVLFLTDSRRVQKVLWRQLLVLDSMMSLLEGLGSAHQLLEEPRPPQPDGGSRTRWKVLKAQCRTLLEEMEVLLPDLQNRVQQVQERRERLDQLVLMLKNQKRQREQLQDSLLKAQNALRCCDGQLTQLRAESEAVLSRLIGWQRFRNELQQCVAATQGSMQLTLLSFSQSELSVELRPRPPPGGPAPSLEPARLAVSWSPAGRFTLQVDEGTTGMLGNRLTGRRAELGAALLEVLQNYTGQAELLAEIQTLRSSFAIDWVPAALVIIIIIIIIIFYCFYSPPALPSTGFLQL